The following proteins are co-located in the Paraburkholderia phytofirmans PsJN genome:
- a CDS encoding muconate/chloromuconate family cycloisomerase, with protein MIATPVKIESVDTILVDVPTIRPHRLSVATMNCQTLVLVRIRCADGLIGVGEGTTIGGLAYGEESPESIKVNIDTYFAPLLKGMDATRPGAAMAKLRELFQGNRFAKSALETALFDAQAQRLGVPLSELFGGRVRDSVEVAWTLASGDTQRDIDEAEQVYEAKRHRVFKLKIGTRAVADDVAHVVAIQKAVQGRGEVRVDVNQAWSESDAIWAARRFADAGVTLIEQPIAAENRAGLKRLTDLALVPIMADEALHGPADAFVVASARAADVFAVKIAQSGGLVGAAHVAAIASAANIDLYGGTMLEGAVGTIASAQLFSTFGELKWGTELFGPLLLTEEILTEPLRYENFALHLPEGPGLGVTLDWDKIDRLRRDTRKGASVTTN; from the coding sequence ATGATAGCAACACCCGTGAAGATCGAGAGCGTGGATACGATTCTCGTCGACGTACCGACGATCCGTCCGCACCGCCTCTCGGTCGCAACGATGAACTGCCAGACGCTGGTGCTGGTGCGTATCCGTTGCGCCGACGGGTTGATCGGCGTGGGCGAGGGCACCACGATCGGCGGCCTCGCGTACGGCGAGGAAAGCCCGGAAAGTATCAAGGTCAATATCGACACCTATTTCGCGCCGTTGCTCAAAGGCATGGACGCGACGCGTCCGGGCGCCGCGATGGCGAAACTGCGCGAACTGTTTCAAGGCAACCGCTTTGCAAAGTCCGCGCTGGAAACGGCTTTGTTCGATGCGCAGGCACAGCGTCTCGGCGTGCCGCTGTCGGAACTGTTCGGCGGCCGTGTGCGCGATTCCGTGGAGGTGGCGTGGACGCTCGCAAGCGGCGATACGCAACGCGATATCGACGAAGCCGAGCAGGTGTACGAGGCGAAGCGCCATCGCGTGTTCAAGCTGAAGATCGGCACGCGCGCTGTTGCCGACGACGTCGCGCATGTCGTCGCGATCCAGAAAGCGGTGCAAGGACGCGGCGAAGTGCGCGTCGACGTGAACCAGGCGTGGAGCGAATCCGACGCGATCTGGGCCGCGCGGCGTTTTGCCGATGCAGGCGTGACGCTGATCGAGCAGCCCATCGCGGCGGAGAATCGCGCGGGTCTCAAGCGTCTCACCGACCTCGCGCTGGTGCCGATCATGGCCGACGAAGCGCTGCACGGTCCGGCCGATGCGTTCGTCGTCGCCAGCGCACGCGCCGCCGATGTGTTCGCCGTGAAGATCGCGCAATCGGGCGGCCTCGTGGGCGCCGCGCACGTGGCGGCCATCGCGTCGGCCGCGAACATCGATCTGTACGGCGGCACGATGCTCGAAGGCGCGGTGGGCACGATTGCATCCGCGCAACTCTTCAGCACCTTCGGCGAGTTGAAGTGGGGCACGGAACTGTTCGGCCCCTTGCTGCTGACCGAAGAGATTCTCACCGAACCGCTGCGCTACGAGAATTTCGCGCTGCATCTGCCTGAAGGTCCGGGTCTTGGCGTCACGCTCGACTGGGACAAGATTGACCGCCTGCGGCGCGATACACGCAAAGGCGCCAGCGTTACCACGAACTGA
- a CDS encoding LysR family transcriptional regulator, whose amino-acid sequence MELRQLRYFIAVAEEMNITRAAQRLHMTQPPLSRQIQQIEESVGLALFERGARPLRLTEAGRIFYTQAKRLVDEADELAPLTRRLAQLAERVVIGFVPSTLYGALPAVIRAFREAAPHIELSLIEMFTIEQLAALKGGRIDVGFGRLRFDDAQLAREVLLEEKMIAALPQDHPLARQKKPLTLAALAEETLIVYPSTPRPSYADQQLSAMHDHALEPKAIHEVRELQTALGLVAAQVGVCLVPESVEGLRAHGVVYRPIPAASVASPIIMSRRLQDESPTTTLLCSIARDLFKKT is encoded by the coding sequence ATGGAACTTCGCCAACTCCGCTATTTCATCGCGGTCGCCGAAGAAATGAACATCACGCGGGCCGCCCAGCGCCTGCACATGACGCAGCCGCCGCTCAGCCGCCAGATCCAGCAGATCGAGGAAAGCGTCGGGCTGGCGCTGTTCGAGCGCGGCGCGCGGCCGTTGCGGCTGACCGAAGCCGGCCGGATTTTCTATACCCAGGCCAAGCGGCTCGTGGACGAGGCGGACGAGCTCGCCCCGCTCACGCGGCGCCTCGCGCAACTGGCCGAGCGCGTCGTGATCGGCTTCGTGCCGTCGACGCTGTATGGCGCGCTGCCCGCCGTGATCCGCGCGTTTCGCGAGGCCGCGCCGCATATCGAGCTGTCGCTGATCGAAATGTTCACCATCGAGCAACTCGCGGCGCTCAAGGGCGGCCGCATCGACGTGGGCTTCGGCCGCCTGCGTTTCGACGACGCGCAACTTGCGCGCGAGGTGCTTCTGGAAGAAAAAATGATTGCCGCGTTGCCACAAGACCATCCGCTCGCGCGACAAAAGAAACCGCTGACGCTCGCGGCGCTCGCCGAGGAAACCTTGATCGTCTACCCGAGCACACCGCGGCCGAGCTATGCCGACCAGCAGCTATCGGCCATGCACGATCACGCGTTGGAGCCGAAGGCGATTCATGAAGTGCGTGAACTGCAGACCGCATTGGGCCTGGTGGCGGCGCAAGTGGGCGTGTGTCTCGTGCCGGAAAGCGTGGAAGGTTTGCGTGCGCATGGCGTGGTGTACAGGCCCATTCCGGCGGCCAGCGTCGCTTCGCCGATCATCATGAGCCGCCGCTTGCAGGACGAATCGCCGACCACCACGTTGCTATGTTCGATCGCGCGAGATCTGTTCAAGAAGACCTGA
- a CDS encoding LysR family transcriptional regulator: MNSLDHVDLNLLRVFQAIVEERSLTRAGERLALSQPAISYSLGRLRTLFDDPLFIRTRAGMQPTPIALELSTIVSRALDTVREALRYAEHFDPAVSTRTFRLSLSDAGELAYLPPICEALHRQAPRVRLRIEPLPVEEMEDALRASRLDFAIGNLPTLTARTRHQALFEETYVCMTRKRRGLPRTKELSLKAFLDASHVQITSVEHSHHALDDEFRAQGVGRHIALELPHFVALPSVLAVTDLFATLPRRLAHIFNRDGGFQIYELPVTLPIAAVTMHWHEHFDQDEGNVWLRNLMADIVRRFDE, translated from the coding sequence ATGAACTCGCTGGACCACGTCGACCTCAATTTGCTGCGCGTTTTTCAGGCGATCGTCGAGGAGCGCAGCCTGACTCGCGCGGGCGAGCGGCTGGCGCTCTCGCAGCCGGCCATCAGCTATTCGCTGGGGCGTTTGCGCACGCTGTTTGACGACCCGCTTTTCATTCGCACGCGCGCCGGCATGCAGCCCACGCCGATCGCGCTGGAACTGTCGACTATCGTGTCCCGCGCGCTCGACACGGTGCGAGAAGCGCTGCGTTACGCGGAGCATTTCGACCCGGCGGTGAGCACGCGCACGTTCCGGCTGTCGTTATCGGACGCGGGCGAGCTGGCCTACCTGCCGCCGATTTGCGAGGCTTTGCACCGGCAAGCGCCGCGCGTGAGGCTGCGTATCGAACCGCTGCCAGTCGAAGAAATGGAAGATGCACTACGCGCGAGCCGGCTCGATTTCGCCATCGGCAATCTGCCCACGCTGACCGCGCGCACGCGCCATCAGGCGCTGTTCGAAGAGACGTACGTGTGTATGACGAGGAAGCGGCGCGGCTTGCCGCGCACGAAGGAGCTGAGTTTGAAGGCGTTTCTGGATGCGTCGCACGTGCAGATCACATCGGTCGAGCACAGCCACCACGCGCTCGACGACGAATTTCGCGCGCAAGGCGTCGGCCGTCATATCGCGCTGGAACTACCGCATTTCGTGGCGCTGCCGAGTGTGCTGGCCGTCACCGATCTGTTCGCTACGCTGCCGCGGCGTCTTGCGCACATTTTCAATCGCGACGGCGGCTTCCAGATCTATGAATTGCCCGTGACCTTGCCGATCGCGGCGGTCACGATGCATTGGCACGAGCATTTCGATCAGGACGAGGGCAATGTGTGGCTACGCAATCTGATGGCGGATATCGTGAGGCGCTTCGACGAGTGA
- a CDS encoding aromatic ring-hydroxylating oxygenase subunit alpha, with product MSESSYQTVDASALYQRVQSDRVAPSLYYDPAVFEAELERIFYKTWIWVAHESELPNPGDFRTTTIGRQPVIVVRDKSGAVNVLQNRCRHRGATVCEQHKGNAKGFTCPYHSWTYGLDGTLRALPYGDGYEGVVDKTELPLASLRVGIYQGLIFASFNQEIEPLEDFLGGAKPWIDLFMKQGAGYPIKANGEHRFRFNGNWKIQLENTTDLYHFPVVHKSWMKSIDDETAAAITSFMTSDQAFCRSLGNGHSLAVLVPEIVDLDKDDGAPIPERFEELAASLARDHTPEEVRRIVRSLMGVGFNLNLFPNLALSMAFFRVLRPISANETEIRHVALAMDGGPEEANRVRLRIHEHFQGPFGFGSPDDAEAWERVQRGSHAGPDLPILVNRGLNRESTAPNGEKTAHATDETGMREAYAQWRTMMEQA from the coding sequence ATGAGCGAATCCTCATATCAGACCGTCGATGCGAGCGCGTTGTATCAGCGCGTGCAGTCCGACCGTGTGGCCCCGTCGCTGTACTACGACCCGGCCGTCTTCGAAGCGGAACTCGAGCGCATTTTCTACAAGACGTGGATCTGGGTCGCGCACGAAAGCGAACTGCCGAATCCGGGCGACTTCCGCACCACCACGATCGGCCGCCAGCCGGTGATCGTGGTGCGCGACAAGAGCGGCGCGGTCAACGTCTTGCAGAACCGTTGCCGTCATCGCGGCGCGACCGTCTGCGAACAGCACAAGGGCAATGCGAAAGGCTTCACGTGCCCGTATCACAGCTGGACTTACGGCCTCGACGGCACCTTGCGCGCGCTGCCGTACGGCGATGGTTATGAAGGCGTGGTCGACAAAACCGAATTGCCGCTCGCCAGCCTGCGCGTGGGCATCTATCAAGGGCTCATCTTCGCGAGCTTCAATCAGGAGATCGAGCCGCTGGAAGATTTCCTCGGCGGCGCCAAGCCGTGGATCGATCTGTTCATGAAGCAAGGCGCGGGCTATCCGATCAAGGCCAACGGCGAACACCGCTTCCGTTTCAACGGCAACTGGAAGATCCAGCTCGAGAACACCACCGACCTGTATCACTTCCCGGTGGTCCACAAATCCTGGATGAAATCGATCGACGACGAAACCGCCGCCGCGATCACGAGCTTCATGACCAGCGACCAGGCCTTCTGCCGCTCGCTCGGCAACGGCCACAGCCTCGCCGTGCTGGTGCCCGAAATCGTCGATCTCGACAAGGACGACGGCGCGCCGATTCCCGAACGCTTCGAAGAACTGGCCGCTTCGCTCGCCAGGGATCACACGCCGGAGGAAGTGCGCCGCATCGTGCGCTCGCTGATGGGCGTCGGCTTCAACCTGAATCTGTTTCCGAACCTCGCGTTGTCGATGGCGTTTTTCCGCGTACTGCGGCCCATTTCCGCGAACGAGACCGAGATCCGTCACGTCGCCCTCGCGATGGATGGCGGCCCCGAGGAAGCGAACCGCGTACGTCTGCGCATCCACGAACACTTCCAGGGTCCGTTCGGCTTCGGCAGTCCGGACGACGCCGAAGCGTGGGAGCGCGTGCAGCGCGGCTCGCACGCCGGCCCCGATCTGCCGATTCTCGTCAACCGTGGCCTGAATCGCGAAAGCACCGCGCCGAACGGCGAAAAGACCGCCCACGCCACCGACGAAACCGGCATGCGCGAAGCGTACGCGCAATGGCGCACGATGATGGAGCAAGCATGA
- a CDS encoding aromatic-ring-hydroxylating dioxygenase subunit beta: MMDDRNTLFSQKTFAGAIELIWREAELLDRKDYREWLTLWDPAGFYVVPIDHDTTDFAAALNYAYDDQDMREKRVQRMTSGYSASATDAARTVRTVSRFTLTSDASDEVTVNSAQVIVAYKRGKSTLFAADLTHRISFASGEPRIAQKVIRLIDSTEALSAIGFLL; encoded by the coding sequence ATGATGGACGACAGAAACACGCTGTTTTCGCAGAAGACTTTTGCCGGCGCGATCGAACTCATCTGGCGCGAAGCCGAGTTGCTGGACCGCAAGGACTATCGCGAGTGGCTCACGCTGTGGGACCCCGCGGGCTTCTACGTGGTGCCGATCGATCACGACACCACCGACTTCGCCGCCGCGCTGAACTACGCGTACGACGATCAGGACATGCGCGAAAAACGCGTGCAACGCATGACGTCCGGCTATTCGGCATCGGCTACTGACGCCGCCCGCACCGTGCGCACCGTGTCGCGCTTCACGCTCACGAGCGACGCCAGCGATGAAGTCACCGTGAATTCGGCGCAGGTCATCGTCGCGTATAAACGCGGCAAGTCGACGCTGTTTGCAGCGGACCTCACGCATCGCATCAGTTTTGCAAGCGGCGAGCCGCGCATCGCGCAGAAGGTGATCCGTCTGATCGATTCGACCGAAGCGTTGAGCGCGATCGGCTTCCTGCTTTGA
- a CDS encoding tautomerase family protein: protein MPTLEVYLPDGHWPARKAQLIAALTKATVTAIGAPAESVRILLSELPSHDFGLGGVSNANVRAPLLTIVAILIAGRTPAQKEALIAALSKTGADLLDTPLDAARVMIKDIPNTDFGIGGQTAKSLGR from the coding sequence ATGCCTACACTGGAAGTTTATTTGCCGGACGGTCATTGGCCCGCGCGCAAGGCGCAATTGATCGCGGCTCTCACGAAGGCCACCGTCACGGCAATCGGCGCACCCGCTGAATCGGTGCGGATTCTGCTCAGTGAACTGCCGTCGCATGATTTCGGTTTGGGCGGTGTGAGCAACGCGAATGTTCGAGCGCCGCTGCTTACCATCGTGGCGATCCTGATCGCGGGCCGCACGCCCGCGCAAAAAGAAGCCTTGATCGCCGCGCTCAGCAAGACCGGCGCGGACCTGCTCGACACGCCGCTCGATGCCGCCCGCGTGATGATCAAGGACATTCCGAACACCGATTTCGGCATCGGCGGGCAGACCGCGAAATCACTCGGGCGCTAG
- a CDS encoding MFS transporter codes for MQNDTFSPTAGSPPVSAAPTTSRTLRRIIIASVLGNALEWYDFFLYGTAAALIFGPLFFPLHGDPLLGTLAAFAGFAIGFLARPLGGIVFGHIGDRHGRKRALVITLMMMGVATFGIGLLPTFSQVGFLAPAALVCLRVVQGIASGGEWGGGVLLISESAPANRRGYYAAFSQLGVAGGFVLSAAAFYLVQRLPVESFMSWGWRVPFLASVLIFGVGVYIRRRLPESRDFTAAKPKHMPVLTVLRNHPKQVLQAMGLRVAENGGTYIFLSFVLVYGKTIGVPVSVMLGGVMVAMLLELVTIVLWGRLSDVIGRRPVYMIGALGLVVIAFPAFWLIDTHQPMLVFLSLVLGLPFCHAAMIGTQPALMGELFPTEVRYSGMALGHEIASVFSGGLAPLVATALYAQVRAPWPVALMLIGFGVITALTLVTIPRNTSTTHD; via the coding sequence ATGCAAAACGACACGTTTTCTCCCACGGCCGGATCGCCACCTGTATCCGCAGCGCCGACCACTTCGCGAACTTTGCGGCGCATCATCATCGCGTCCGTGCTCGGCAATGCGCTCGAGTGGTACGACTTTTTTCTGTACGGCACGGCCGCGGCGCTGATCTTCGGCCCATTGTTCTTTCCGCTGCACGGCGATCCGCTGCTGGGCACGCTGGCCGCTTTCGCGGGCTTCGCTATCGGTTTCCTCGCGCGGCCGCTGGGCGGTATCGTGTTCGGCCATATCGGCGACCGGCACGGCCGCAAGCGCGCGCTCGTCATCACGCTGATGATGATGGGCGTGGCCACCTTCGGCATCGGCCTGTTGCCCACATTCTCGCAAGTCGGCTTTCTCGCGCCTGCCGCGCTCGTGTGTTTGCGAGTCGTGCAAGGCATCGCGTCAGGCGGCGAATGGGGCGGCGGCGTGCTGCTGATCAGCGAGAGCGCACCGGCCAATCGTCGCGGCTACTATGCGGCGTTCAGCCAGTTGGGGGTGGCGGGTGGCTTCGTGTTGTCGGCGGCCGCGTTCTATCTGGTGCAGCGCTTGCCGGTGGAAAGCTTCATGTCGTGGGGCTGGCGTGTGCCGTTTCTGGCCAGCGTGCTGATTTTCGGCGTCGGCGTGTACATTCGCCGGCGCTTGCCGGAGAGCCGCGACTTCACCGCCGCCAAACCGAAGCATATGCCGGTGCTGACGGTGCTGCGCAATCATCCGAAGCAGGTCCTGCAAGCGATGGGGCTGCGCGTCGCGGAAAACGGCGGGACGTATATCTTCCTTTCGTTCGTGCTGGTGTATGGCAAGACCATCGGCGTGCCCGTTTCGGTGATGCTCGGCGGCGTGATGGTCGCCATGCTGCTCGAACTCGTGACGATCGTGTTGTGGGGACGTCTATCCGATGTAATCGGACGGCGGCCCGTGTATATGATCGGCGCGCTCGGGCTGGTGGTCATCGCGTTCCCCGCCTTCTGGCTGATCGACACGCATCAACCAATGCTGGTGTTCCTCTCGCTCGTGCTCGGCCTGCCCTTCTGCCACGCGGCGATGATCGGCACACAGCCCGCGTTGATGGGCGAACTGTTCCCTACTGAAGTGCGTTACTCGGGCATGGCGCTCGGCCACGAAATCGCTTCGGTCTTTTCCGGCGGACTCGCGCCGCTCGTCGCTACCGCGTTGTATGCGCAAGTGCGCGCGCCGTGGCCGGTCGCGCTGATGCTGATCGGCTTCGGCGTGATTACCGCGCTCACGCTCGTGACCATTCCGCGCAACACTAGCACCACGCATGACTGA
- a CDS encoding PAS domain-containing sensor histidine kinase yields the protein MNFPAEEDFHRLLDALTLCVLLHDAETKAIVWANRAACEALGFTLAELLPLKAKDMTRPVPKYRREIGVGAMDRSITEGPQVYEWCYRSRNGADMLSEAIATYVPLRERAVVMVQFRDISVEDTLKQTLRRYESRLREFMQDLGEGVAVLTPTGEVEFVSESGRRVLGLEEGTPLGDLLDYCSEPDRERLLEQLANAPRIQPSAPQRYRIARRDGTPGSLRITCRRIEIENDLNGRLLHFRDVTDEVAVEDARRNEARLLEYAGRYNAMGEMATAIAHELSQPLAAVRNFIEGSIRRLAQPASIDDAVWGLRSADRQAEHAASIIKSVRDYIVKREASETHADLREVLAEVAYFIELRAREAGVTLTIEQAAQPLPVYVERVLIGQVVLNLAFNAIEALGEGTNERTNEGTNRSVASERRELRLVTQLRGKYAIVHVIDNGPGVPADAHGRLFDGFSSSKAGGNGIGLSLCKNIVTRHGGEIRAKPAQHGGLECSFSLPLAAALAA from the coding sequence ATGAATTTCCCCGCCGAAGAAGACTTTCACCGCCTGCTCGACGCGCTCACGCTGTGCGTGCTGCTGCACGACGCCGAGACCAAGGCGATCGTGTGGGCGAATCGCGCGGCCTGCGAGGCGCTTGGCTTCACGCTCGCCGAATTGCTGCCGCTCAAGGCGAAGGACATGACGCGGCCGGTGCCGAAATACCGCCGCGAGATCGGCGTCGGCGCGATGGACCGTTCGATCACCGAAGGCCCGCAGGTGTATGAGTGGTGTTACCGCTCGCGCAACGGTGCCGACATGTTGTCCGAGGCGATCGCCACTTACGTGCCGCTGCGCGAGCGCGCGGTGGTGATGGTGCAGTTCCGCGACATCAGCGTGGAAGACACACTCAAGCAGACGCTGCGCCGTTACGAATCGCGGCTGCGCGAATTCATGCAGGATCTCGGCGAAGGCGTCGCGGTGCTGACGCCCACGGGCGAAGTGGAGTTCGTCAGTGAATCCGGCCGGCGCGTGCTCGGTCTGGAAGAGGGCACGCCGCTGGGCGACCTGCTCGACTATTGCAGCGAGCCGGACCGCGAGCGCCTGCTGGAACAGCTCGCGAACGCGCCGCGGATTCAACCGTCGGCGCCGCAGCGTTACCGCATCGCGCGCCGCGACGGCACGCCGGGCTCGTTGCGCATCACGTGCCGACGTATCGAGATTGAAAACGACCTGAATGGAAGGCTGCTGCATTTTCGCGACGTGACCGACGAAGTCGCCGTCGAAGATGCGCGGCGCAATGAAGCGCGTCTGCTCGAATACGCCGGACGTTACAACGCGATGGGGGAAATGGCGACTGCCATTGCTCATGAGTTGAGCCAGCCGCTTGCCGCCGTGCGCAACTTCATTGAAGGCTCGATCCGGCGGCTCGCACAACCCGCTTCGATCGACGACGCCGTATGGGGTCTGCGCAGCGCCGATCGTCAGGCCGAGCACGCGGCGTCGATCATCAAGAGCGTGCGCGATTACATCGTCAAGCGCGAGGCGAGCGAGACGCATGCGGATCTGCGCGAGGTGCTCGCGGAGGTTGCGTACTTCATCGAGTTGCGCGCGCGCGAGGCGGGCGTGACGCTCACGATCGAGCAGGCGGCGCAGCCACTGCCTGTGTACGTCGAGCGCGTATTGATCGGCCAGGTGGTGTTGAATCTGGCCTTCAATGCGATCGAAGCGCTTGGCGAAGGGACAAACGAAAGGACAAACGAAGGGACAAACAGAAGCGTGGCCTCGGAACGCCGCGAGCTTCGCCTCGTCACGCAGTTGCGCGGTAAGTACGCGATCGTCCATGTTATCGACAACGGTCCAGGCGTACCCGCCGATGCGCACGGCCGCCTGTTCGACGGCTTCTCTTCGTCGAAAGCGGGCGGCAACGGCATCGGACTTTCGCTGTGCAAGAACATCGTCACGCGGCACGGCGGCGAGATCCGGGCAAAACCGGCGCAGCACGGCGGGCTCGAATGCAGCTTCTCGCTGCCGCTCGCCGCCGCGCTGGCCGCTTGA
- a CDS encoding acyl-CoA dehydrogenase family protein, with protein sequence MSDTATVAAEQSNTSNSARLPLDEVIAEIAARRDEFDRLSHVPRDVIAKLKRAGVYRAATPRRFGGDALAPAQFLDMIERIAVADGSAAWVASFGSANVYLAALPLHTQAEIYADGPDQVFAGGLFPVQPAQPAEGGWRVNGTWKFASGCKGADWLGVGIGVGAPTAPGTGGKPRTAVFRPHQVEIVENWDVVGMQGTGSHDLRVADQFVADDWTFVRGGEPCVDEPLYRYPTIAYAAQVLAVVNLGLARAALDVANHMAGGRKTTTGAPQLADRAYYRIELAKAEAQLRSARAFFYDTTNQVWQSILAGNAVTADQVSLLRLSATQIAREGADVVQRAYRLGGTMAIYRSHPLQRLMRDSMVVTQHAFLGEGNYDGAGAVFVGVPPIPGYL encoded by the coding sequence ATGTCCGACACCGCCACCGTTGCTGCTGAACAATCGAATACGTCGAATAGCGCGCGCCTGCCGCTTGATGAAGTGATCGCCGAGATCGCCGCGCGCCGCGATGAATTCGACCGCCTTTCGCATGTGCCGCGTGACGTGATCGCGAAACTCAAGCGTGCGGGCGTGTATCGCGCGGCTACGCCGAGGCGGTTCGGCGGCGACGCGCTGGCGCCCGCCCAGTTTCTCGACATGATCGAGCGCATTGCGGTCGCGGACGGTTCGGCGGCGTGGGTCGCAAGCTTCGGCTCGGCCAACGTCTACCTGGCGGCGCTGCCGTTGCATACACAAGCGGAAATCTACGCGGACGGCCCCGACCAGGTGTTCGCGGGCGGACTCTTCCCGGTGCAGCCTGCGCAACCCGCTGAAGGCGGCTGGCGCGTGAATGGCACGTGGAAATTCGCGAGCGGTTGCAAAGGCGCGGATTGGCTCGGCGTAGGCATCGGCGTAGGCGCTCCAACCGCTCCAGGCACAGGCGGCAAACCGCGCACGGCCGTGTTTCGTCCGCATCAGGTGGAGATCGTCGAGAACTGGGACGTGGTCGGCATGCAGGGCACCGGCAGTCACGATCTGCGCGTCGCCGACCAGTTCGTTGCAGACGACTGGACCTTCGTGCGTGGCGGCGAACCCTGCGTGGACGAGCCGTTGTATCGCTACCCAACCATCGCCTACGCCGCGCAAGTGCTCGCCGTGGTCAACCTCGGCCTCGCGCGCGCCGCGCTCGACGTCGCGAACCACATGGCCGGCGGCCGCAAGACGACCACAGGCGCGCCGCAACTCGCCGACCGCGCGTACTACCGCATCGAACTCGCGAAAGCCGAGGCGCAACTGCGCTCGGCGCGCGCATTTTTCTACGACACCACCAACCAGGTCTGGCAATCGATTCTCGCCGGCAACGCCGTCACAGCGGATCAGGTGAGCCTGCTGCGTCTTTCGGCGACGCAGATCGCCCGCGAAGGCGCCGATGTCGTGCAGCGTGCTTACCGCCTCGGCGGCACGATGGCGATTTACCGCTCGCATCCGTTGCAGCGTCTGATGCGCGACTCGATGGTCGTCACGCAGCACGCGTTTCTGGGCGAAGGCAACTATGACGGCGCGGGCGCGGTATTCGTCGGCGTGCCGCCGATTCCGGGCTACCTGTAA
- a CDS encoding nuclear transport factor 2 family protein, translated as MNANQDTLAMLTERLAALEAESAVRRTMARYMALCDVPSGVLEGETLAALFCANAIWEGIGPQYANKFGRLTGHAEILAMLTRYLPPSPHFSVNVHFLTSESIDVQGASAKGRWIMLQASGYVDAPAELISARLEVDFAPADNGRDWFITHFRTERLFDAPWQVNARKPHP; from the coding sequence ATGAACGCGAACCAGGATACGCTTGCCATGTTGACCGAACGGCTCGCCGCGCTCGAAGCCGAATCAGCCGTGCGCCGTACGATGGCGCGCTATATGGCGCTATGCGACGTGCCGTCCGGCGTGCTCGAAGGCGAGACACTCGCGGCTCTCTTCTGCGCCAACGCTATCTGGGAAGGCATCGGCCCACAGTACGCGAACAAGTTCGGCCGCCTGACCGGCCACGCTGAAATTCTCGCGATGCTCACGCGCTACCTGCCGCCCTCACCGCATTTCTCGGTGAACGTGCACTTCCTCACGTCGGAAAGCATCGACGTGCAGGGCGCGAGCGCGAAAGGCCGCTGGATCATGCTGCAGGCCTCGGGCTATGTCGACGCGCCGGCCGAACTGATCTCGGCGCGCCTCGAAGTGGATTTCGCGCCCGCCGATAACGGCCGCGACTGGTTCATCACGCACTTTCGCACGGAGCGTCTGTTCGATGCGCCGTGGCAGGTCAACGCAAGGAAACCGCATCCATGA